TGAGGTGCAGCCGAGCGCGACAGTCAGCTCCTGCCAGTTATCATGCCACTCATCCAGCAACAGACCGCGTGGTAACTCCGGTGCCGCCTGCATCGCCGCCTCTAAAGCCTGATACGAGAACGATGACAACAGCGGCGCAGTTTGTCCATGCCACAGCTCACGCGCCGCCAGCGCAATCGCCGTACCGGTTTGCCGATCCAGCCCGGTGGTAGGCTTAATCTCAATATTCGCCATCATGCCATATTGCTGACAGCGCGCAGCGACGTCACGCAGTAGCGGTAAAGGTTCGTGCTGAAACTCACGGCTAAACCAGCCACCGGCATCCAGCTGCTGCAATTTTTCCCACGGCTGTTCGCCAGCAACGCCCCAGCCGTTACTGGTACGATCGAGCGTGTCGTCATGCAGCAGAAAGATCTGCGCATCCTGCGATAACCTGGCGTCGAACTCGATCATGGTGTGACCATATTTCGCGCCGACATCGATCGCCGCCAGGGTATTTTCCGGCGCCAGCTTGCCGCCACCGCGATGGGCGACAATCGCCGGATAGGGCCAGTCTTTGTTAATCATTCCAGACGCATTCCTGTAATTGAATCAAAAAAGTGTAGCGCGTTTGCCGGCAGATGCAGCCATAAGCTGCTGCCAGGCTCTGGTCGCTCAGTATGCGGCAGGCGCACAACCACGTTGTTGCCGCCCCATTTGCCGTGCGCCAGATTATCGGCGCCCAGCATCTCCAGCGTCTCTACGACCAGCGGAATACCATCGGCTTCACGCGTTGATAGCTGAATATGCTCCGGACGCACGCCCAGCGTCAATGGCCGGTTCGCCCATTTAGTTTTAGCCTGCGGCAGCGGCAGCGCAAGGCCCGGCGACAGCGCAAAACGCGTACCGTCATGGTTAATGCTGCCTTCCAGCAGGTTCATCGACGGTGCGCCAATAAAGCTGGCGACAAAACGCGTCGCCGGACGCTCATACACTTCCACCGGCGTGCCCAGCTGCTCGACAACCCCTTTGTTCATCACCATCACCCGCTGCGCCAGCGTCATCGCTTCAACCTGATCGTGGGTAACATACAGACTGGTGGTATTCAGACGGCGATGCAGCAGTTGCAGCTCCAGACGCATCTGAACGCGCAGGCGCGCATCAAGGTTCGACAGCGGTTCATCAAACAGAAACACCGCCGGTTCGCGCACAATCGCCCGCCCCATCGCCACACGCTGGCGCTGACCGCCAGATAACTCGCGCGGACGGCGCTGTAACAGCGCATCCAGCTCGAGACTACGCGCCGCTTCCAGCACCCGCTGGCGAATCTGCTCCTTGCCCATGCCGCGGATTTTCAGGCCGTAAGCCATATTCTGTTCCACACTCATATGGGGATAGAGCGCGTAGTTCTGAAATACCATCGCAATGCCACGATCTTTCGGTTCCAGATCGGTCACCCGCTGGCTGTCGATCCAGATATCACCGGAAGTCACGCGTTCCAGTCCGGCCACCATACGCAACAGCGTCGATTTGCCGCAGCCGGATGGACCAACCATCACCATAAATTCGCCATCATTTATCGTGACATTAAGTGGCTGAATGACCGCATTTTTGCCGTCATAAGATTTGGTCACCGCCTGAAGTTTTACGCCTGCCATCTGCTATTTCTCACTCTCAACCAGCCCACGCACAAAGGCGCGCTGCATTACCATCACCACCACCACCGGTGGAATTAACGTCATTAACATTGCGGCCATCACCAGATTCCACTGAGTGGAACCATCGCCGCTGGAGATCATGGTGCGAATGCCCGCCACCGCCGTGCCCATACTGTTGTCACTGGTGATCAGAATCGGCCACAGATACTGATTCCAGCCGTAGATAAAGGTGATAACAAACAGCGCCGCCAGATTGGTTTTGGACAGCGGCAATACGATATCCCAGAAGAAGCGCATCGGGCTGGCGCCATCGATACGTGCCGCCTCCAGCAGTTCATCCGGCAGCGACATAAAGAACTGGCGGAACAGGAAAGTCGCGGTAGCAGAGGCCATTAGCGGCAGCGTAAGGCCGGTGTAGCTGTCCAGCAGCTTCAGATTAGCGATCACTTCCACCGTCGGGAAAATACGCACTTCGACCGGCAACATCAGGGTGATAAAAATCATCCAGAAAAAGAAGGTGCGCAGCGGAAAACGGAACCACACCAGCGCAAACGCCGACAGCATCGAGATGCTGATTTTTCCGGTGGTAATCGCCAGCGACATAATGGTGCTGTTGAGCAGCAACACGCCAATCGGTGCGCTGTTGCTGCTGACGCCGTTATGCCAGATGGTGCTGATGTTTTCCCACAGATGGCCGCCAGGGATCAGCGTCATCGGCACCTGGTAGATGGCGACGTTATCCAGCGTCGCGGCGACAAACGCCACATACAGCGGAAACAGAATGGTCAGAATGCCAAGGATAAGGATGGTGTGGCTGAAAAAAGTCAGCCCGGGGCGATTTTCGATCATTGGTAACGCACCTTACGCTCGACATAGCGGAACTGGATTACCGTCAGCGCAATCACCAGTAACATCAGCACCACCGATTGTGCGGCTGATGAGGAGAGATCCAGACCGGTAAAGCCTTCACGATAAATTTTGTAGATCAGCGTGGTGGTGGACTGCACCGGGCCGCCCGCCGTCGCGGCATCGATCACCGGGAAGGTATCGAAGAAGGCGTAAACCAGATTGACCACCAGCAGGAAGAAGCTCACTGGCGCAATCAGCGGCAGTGACAAATGGAAGAAGCGGCGTACCGGACCGGCGCCATCAATCGCGGCGGCTTCCACCAGTGAACGCGGTATTGACTGCAACGCGGCAAAGAAGAACAGAAAGTTGTAACTTACCTGCTGCCAGACCGAAGCCAGCACCACCAGGAACATCGCCTGGCCACTGTTTTGCGCATGGTTCCAGTCGTAACCCAGCAGACCAAGAAAATGGGTAATCAGACCCAGGCCGGGGTTAAACAGAAACATCCACAGCACCGCAGCGATGGCGGGCGCGACCGCATAGGGCAGCAGCAGCATCGTCTGATAGAAACCTTTCAGGCGCACCACATAGTCAACCAGCGCGGCGAAAAACAGCGAAATCAGCAGACCACAGCCGGTCACCAGTCCGCTAAAGATCAGCGTAGTCCAGAATGAGGCGAGATAATATTCATCGTTAAATAGCTGGGTGAAGTTTGCCAGCCCGACAAAATGGCTGGATAAGCCGAAAGGGTCGACGCTCTGCACTGAATACCATAGTGCTTCACCGGCGGGCCAGATAAAGAAGATCGCGGTGATCAGCAGTTGTGGCAACACCAGCAGATAGGGTAACCAGCTGGTACGAAAACCAGGACGAACAGAGGACATAGTTTAGCTCGGGGTTCGGAATGCGACGGGCGGCAAGAACGCCGCCCCTACGGGCCAGGACCATTTTCTGTAGGGGCGGCGTTCTCGCCGCCCGTTCAGATTATTTCACCTGTTGTTCAAAGCGACGCAGCAGCAGGTTGCCGCGTTCAACTGAGGTATCCAGAGCCGCTTGTGGTGTTTTCTTACCGGTCCACACGCCTTCCAGCTCTTCATCAACAATGGTGCGAATCTGCGGCATATTGCCTAAACGCATCCCTTTGGTGAAAGGTAATGGCGGCTTGTTCAGCATCTGACGGGTGGCGATATCGGCGCCCGGGTTTTTGTCATAGAAGCCCGATTTGCGCGTCAGCTCATAAGCGGCGGTGGTGATCGGCAGATAGCCGGTTTTCTGATGCCATTCCGCGGCGATTTCCGGCTGCGCGAGGAACTGCATAAACTCGGCTACACCTTTGTAAGTGCTGGCATCTTTGCCTTTCATCACCCACAGGCTGGCGCCGCCGATAATGGCGTTTTGCGGCGCTTCCGGCACGGTGGCGTCGTAAGGCATCATGCCGACACCGTAGTTAAATTTGGCGTAGTGGCGGATATCGGCCAGCGAACCGGAAGAGGCGGTGGTGATCGCACAGTCACCGCTGTAGAACTTCTCGGTGGACTCATCTTTGCGGCCAAAATAGGTGAAATCACCCTTCTTATTCATATCGGCCAGCAGCTGGATATGACGAACCTGAACCGGTTTATTGAACTCCAGTACCGCATCGGTGCCGCTAAAGCCATTATTCTGCGTGGCGACCGGCAGGGCATGCCAGGCGCTGAAGTTTTCGATCTGAATCCAGCCCTGCCAGCCACTGGCGTAGCCGCACTTCATGCCAGCGGCACGCAGTTTGCTGCTATAAGCGGCCAGATCCTGCCAGGTTTTCGGTGGCTGTTCCGGATCCAGCCCGGCTTTTTTAAATGCATCTTTGTTGTAGTACAGCACCGGGGTGGAGCTGTTAAACGGCTGGGAAATCAGATGGCCGGTTTTGGCGTCGCTGTAGTAACCGGATACCGTCGGTACAAACTGCGACTCATCAAAGGTGATGCCTGCATCTTTAAATACGTCATACACCGGCTTAATGGCCTGGGACGCCATCATCGTCGCGGTGCCCACTTCGTATACCTGCAAAATGGCTGGCGCGGTGCCGGTACGCACGGCAGCGATACCTGCCGCCAGGCTCTGGTCATATTTGCCTTTATATACCGGGACAATTTTGTAATCAGGGTGAGCCTGGTTAAAACGCTGAGCCAGAGAATCAACCTCTTTCCCTAACTCGCCGTCCATGGAGTGCCAGAATGGGATGTCGGTTGCAGCCAGAGCCTGGCCGGACAGCGCGAATCCCAGCACGATACTCAGTGCGGTATGACGAAATGTGGTGGATGACATATCAGTTTCCCATGACATGATTGTTACGCGCGATTTCACGCCTTTTATGTTCGGGAAGTAACATGACATGCAAAAATGACAGTGAGATAAACGTCTTATGACGGGAATGTGACAGGGAGGTGACGGGGTGATACTGATACGGGAGCCGATAATGGCTCCCCTGGGGCGTACTTCACGGGCGGCGTTCTCGTCGCCCGTGGTATCGGTTAGCCGCCGAGATAAGCGCTTCTGACCGCCTCATTAGCCAGCAACGCGTCGCCGGTATCTTCCAGCACCACATGGCCATTTTCCAGCACGTAGCCACGGTCGGCCAGCTTCAGCGCCTGATTGGCATTCTGCTCCACCAGGAAGATGGTCATGCCCTCTTTGCGCAATTGCTCAATGGTGTCAAAAATCTGCTGGATAATAATCGGCGCCAGACCCAGCGATGGCTCATCCAGCAGCAACAGACGCGGCTGGCTCATCAGCGCACGGCCAATCGCCAGCATCTGCTGCTCACCGCCGGACATGGTGCCGGCACGCTGCACACGGCGCTCCAGCAGGCGCGGAAACAGTGCATAAACGCGCTGAATACGCTCCTGATACTGTTTCTTCTCCGCAAAGAAACCGCCCATCGCCAGATTCTCTTCCACCGTCATGCGTGAAAACACGCGACGCCCTTCCGGTACGATGGCAATCGCTTCACGCATAATGCGCGCCGTTTGCCAGTCGGTAATCTCTTTACCGTCAAAGCTGATGCTGCCGGTGGTGGCGCGCGGTTCGCCGCACAGGGTGCCGAGCAGCGTGGTTTTACCGGCGCCGTTGGCGCCAATCAGGGTCACAATCTCCCCCTGATTGATATGCAGACTGACATCATGCAACGCCTGGATTTTGCCGTAATGGGTACTGACGTTGCTTAAGGTTAAAATCGGGTTCGCCATCTTACGCCTCACCTAAATATGCGCGGATAACATCCGGGTTATTGCGGATCTCTTCCGGTTTGCCATTCGCCAGCGGCGTTCCCTGATTGACCACATAAATACGGTCGGAAATTCCCATTACCAGCTTCATATCGTGTTCAATTAACAGCACTGACACCTTATGCTCACCACGCAGTTCGGCAATCAGCTCATCCAGTTCGTGGGTTTCACGCGGATTAAGACCGGCGGCCGGTTCGTCAAGCATCAGGATCTCCGGCTGCGTCACCATGCAGCGGGCAATTTCCAGCCGGCGTTGCTGACCATAAGCCAGATTACCCGCCTGACGGTTAGCCATCTCCAGCAAACCGACGCGCTGCAACCAGGCAGCGGCACGATCCAGCGCGTCGCTTTCGCTTTTACGAAACGCCGGGGTTTTCAGCAGGCCGGAAAATACGCCGCTTTTCAGATGCTGATGCTGCGCCACTAACAGGTTTTCAATCACCGTCATTTCGCGGAACAGACGCACATGCTGGAAGGTGCGCACAATCCCCATGCGGGCAATCTTCTGCCCCGGCAGACCTTCCAGATGCTGATCTCGCAGCTTGATGGTGCCGCCGGTCGGCCGGTAAAAGCCGGTGAGGCAGTTAAACACCGTGGTTTTACCGGCACCGTTTGGCCCAATCAGCGAAACGATCTCCTGCGGATGCAGTTCCAGCTTTACATTGTTGACCGCCAGCAGGCCGCCAAAGCGCATCATCAGGCCATCTACTGCTAACAAAGGCTGACTCATGCCTGCTCTCCTTTTGCGTCACGTTTCAGCTTCAGCTGCGGGCGCTGCATCGGCAGCAGGCCCTGTGGACGCCAGATCATCATCAGCACCATCAGACCACCCAGCACTAACATGCTGTATTCATTCAGATCACGCATCATTTCGCGCGATACCACCAGCAGAATCGCCGCGAGGATCACCGCAAACTGCGATCCCATGCCACCGAGCACCACAATCGCCAGCACAAAGGCGGATTCGGCAAAGGTGAAGGATTCCGGGCTGACAAATCCCTGGCGCGCCGCAAACAGCGTACCGGCAAACCCGGCAAAGGCGGCGCTGATGGTAAAAGCAGTGAGTTTGATGCGACGCGGGCTGAGACCCAGCGATCGACAGGCAATCTCATCTTCCCGCAACGCTTCCCACGCGCGGCCCAGCGGCATACGCAGTAAGCGATTAATCACAAACAGGGTCAGCACCACCAGCAGTACCGCTACCATATACAGGAAGATAATGCGGTCGCCCGGATCATATTGCAGGCCAAAGAAATTATGGAAGGTATCCCAGCCGCCATCGCGAACGCTGCGGTTGAACTCCAGGCCAAAGAAGGTCGGTTTCGGGATCTGGCTGATGCCGTTAGGGCCACCGGTAATCTCGGTGTTATTCAGCAACAGGATACGTACGATTTCGCCGAAGCCAAGGGTGACAATCGCCAGATAGTCGCCGCGCAGGCGCAATACCGGGAAGCCCAGCAGCAGGCCAAACATTGCCGACACCAGCCCCGCCAGCGGCAGACACTGCCAGAAGCCAAGGCCGTAATAGTGATTCAGCAGCGCAAAGGTATAGGCGCCAATCGCGTAAAAGCCGCCGTAGCCCAGCACCAGCAGGCCAGATAAGCCCACCACCACATTCAGGCCGAGGCCAAGCATCACGTAGATCAGCGTCAGGGTGGCGATATCCACCGTGCCGCGCGACACCACAAATGGCCAGACTACCGCAGCAATAATCAGCGCCAGCGCCAGCAGTTTTTGCTTCGGCGTGGAGCCATCAAAACCCGGCAGCACAAAAGCCGGGCTGGAGATTTTCTTCAGGCCGCTTTGCATCATCGGACGCATCAGCTGGAAGAAAAACACCACCGCACAACCAACGGCAATCCAGTTCCAGCGCACGCTACCGGCGTTATTGACCACCAGCTGCGTACCATCAAGGTTCAGACGCAGCCCCATAAAAAAGGCGGCCAGAATCAGCAGCATCAACGCCGAGACCATGGCATTGACCAGGTTAAGCTGTTTCATACTTTTTCCACCTCCGGACGACCAAGGATACCGGTCGGCATCACCAGCAACACCACGATCAGCAGCGCGAAGGAGACTGCATCTTTATATTCGGTACTCAGGTAAGCGGAAGTCAGGGCTTCAGCGATACCCAGAATCAGGCCGCCCAGCATCGCGCCAGGGATACTGCCAATGCCGCCCAGAACCGCCGCGGTGAAGGCTTTCATCCCGGCCATAAAGCCGATATAGGGGTTAATCACACCGTAGAACTGGCCCAGTAATACCCCAGCCACGGCCGCCATCGCCGCGCCAATAACAAAGGTCAGCGAGATCACGCGGTCAGTGTTAATCCCCAGCAGGCTGGCCATTTTCAGGTCTTCGGCACAGGCGCGACAGGCGCGGCCCATACGGGAATAGCGGATAAATACCGTCAGGGCCAGCATCGCAAGGAAGGTGACCGACCAGATCACCAGCTGCATGGCGGAGATGGTGGCGGCGAAACCGTTGCTTTCACCCAGCGTCCACTGCCCGGTGATCAGGCTCGGCAGCGCCAGATCGCGTGAGCCTTGTGTCAGGCTGACGTAGTTTTGCAAAAATATCGACATCCCGATGGCTGAGATCAGCGCAATCAGGCGCTTGGAGGAGCGGACCGGCTTATAAGCCACGCGCTCAATACTCCAGCCATAGGCGCTGGCGATCACAATCGCCATAATGAAACCGGCGCCGATCAGGATCCAGCCGACATCAATGCCCATCATCATCAACGCGGCGATAACAATAAACGAGACGTAGCTGCCGATCATATACACTTCGCCGTGAGCGAAGTTGATCATGCCGATAATGCCGTAAACCATGGTGTAGCCAATGGCAATCAGCGCATAGGTGCTGCCCAACGTCACGCCGTTGAACATTTGCTGCAGAAAGTAGAGAAACTGCTCGGACATACCTTAATTACCTTACAAATCCGCACAGGCGGAAGGTACAAAACGTCACGGGCGGCGAGAATGCCGCCGCGGGTCGTGCAAATCATCGGCACGGGCGGCGATAACGCCGCCCTTACAGCAGGGGAGCCGTTATCGGCTCCCGTTGCAACGCCAGATGTTACTTAACCGCGGTTGAAGTGCCATCGGCATGCCATTTAAATACGCCGAACTCAAAGCCTTTCAGATCGCCTTTCGCGTCCCAGCTCAGGTCGCCCATTACCGTTGGTACCGGCTGGCCTTCCTTCAGGTTTTTGACGATCGCTTCCGGCTCTTCGCTTTTGCTACGTTCCATCGCGGTGGTCAGTGATTGCAGCGCGGCGTAGGTCGTCCAGACAAACGGACCGGTAGGATCCAGTTTCTTCGCTTTCAGCGCATCAACAATCGGTTTGTTGGCAGGAACCTGGTCATAGCGCTTCGGCAGGGTAACCAGCATGCCTTCAGAGGCGGCACCGGCGATATTAGACAGCGAGGAGTTACCCACGCCCTCTGGTCCCATAAAGCCGGTTTTCAGGCCAGCAGCACGTGCCTGACGCAGAATCTGGCCCATTTCCGGGTAGTAACCGCCGAAGTAAACAAAATCGACGTTCTCTTTCTTCAGACGCGCCACCAGCGTGGAGAAGTCTTTATCACCGGCAGTCACACCTTCAAACAGCACCACATTGCCGCCCGCTTTTTTCAGGCTCTCCTGCACGGAACGCGCGAGGCCTTCACCGTACTGCTGCTTATCATGCACCACGGCGATACGCTGCGGTTTGATTTCATCAAGGATATATTTGGCCGCCGTAGGTCCCTGATCGGAGTCCAGACCAGTGGTACGCATAATCATCTTATAACCACGGGTGGTCAGGTCAGCATTGGTGGCTGCCGGGGTGATCATCACGATACCTTCATCTTCATAGATATCAGAAGCCGGTTGCGTCGATGAGGAGCAGAGGTGGCCGATAACATAACGGATACCGTCGTTAATCACTTTGTTAGCGACCGCAACGGCTTGTTTCGGGTCACAGGCGTCGTCATATTCCACGCCGACCAGTTTGTCACCGTTAACGCCACCTTTAGCGTTGATGTCAGCGATGGCTTGTTTGGCGCCAGTGAATTCCATATCGCCATATTGCGCTACCGGGCCGGACATCGCCCCAACGATGGCAACTTTAATCTCTTTTGCCATTGCCGCGTGGCTCATCGCCAACGCAACGCAACCTGCCAGAAACGCGCTACCTTTACTGATTTTCATCCGCACTTCCCCATCTGTTTGTCTGTTGTGTGATTGCTGGTTATTTTTTGCCGGATTTCGCTTAAAAACGCTTAGCTTATAAAGAGTTAGAAGGTAAACCGGCATTTTTTATGGATAAGGCTTTATTTTTCAGGTTATTAAACAGGAATTTTCTTCTGTAAATCAACTGACATATGCAGAAACTCGCGGGCGTTACAGCATAATTACCTGGCACTATTGATGGCATAACAGGCAATAAGCCAGCTGTTTATGCTGCAATAATAGCCGCAACCTGACATTTTGATCGGGTAATGGCGCGCATCAAAAACAGATCGCGTCGTTTTGGTCGGGGAAAAGTTACGCGCCCCGTAGCCAACATATTCGCTACAATATGCCTTTGTTACATATCGGGTGGGATTTATGAAACTGACCATCATACGGCTGCAACAATTCAGCGTGCAGGATCGACTGGATCTGGGCAAAGTGTGGCCGGAAAAGGAGATTGCGGCACTGGAAGGCACGCTGGATGAACAGCACCGGTTGTATGCCGCGCGCTTTAACGATCGACTGCTGGGAGCATTAATGCTGGAGATCGGCGGCACACAGGGGAGGATTTATGCCTTGCAGGTGCGTGAAGTAACCCGTCGTCGCGGTGTTGGTCACTATTTACTGCAAGAGACAGTGGCGCAGAATCCTGCCGTCAGCGAATGGTGGATTGCGCAGGATGGCAGTGAACAACCAGCGGTAATCGCAGCTTTTATGCAGGCTGCTGGTTTTCGTCAACAGGCGGATGGTTGGGTTAAACCGGGCGGCGAGAACGCCGCCCCTAAATTGTAGGGGAGCCGTTTTGGCTCCTGTGGAAACAGAAAGGGCGGCCATCTGGCCGCCCCTGCGAACACGTTAACGCAATGCGTTACGCTTCAATCGCCAGTCGTAATTTCTTCATCGCGTTTTTCTCCAGCTGACGTACACGCTCTGCGGAAACACCGTACTGATCGGCCAGTTCCTGTAGCGTGGTTTTGTTATCGTCATCCAGCCAGCGCGCGCGGATAATATGCTGACTACGCTCATCCAGACCTTCCATCGCATTGGTCAGCTTATCAGCAGCGTGGTTATCCCAGTTATCCTCTTCAATGCCATCGGCAAAGTCAGAGGTTTTATCCTGCAGATACAGCACTGGCGCCATCGATTTACCTTCGCTGGATTCATCATCCGACGACAGATCGAAGGTCATATCCTGCGCGGCCATCCGCGATTCCATTTCACGCACGTCTTTACTGGAAACGCCCAGCTCACGCGCCACCATTTCCACCTCATCCTGATTAAACCAGCCCAGACGCTGCTTGGTTTTACGCAGGTTGAAGAATAGCTTACGCTGTGCTTTGGTGGTAGCGACCTTCACGATGCGCCAGTTACGCAGCACGTATTCGTGAATCTCGGCTTTAATCCAGTGAACGGCAAACGACACCAGACGTACGCCCACCTCAGGGTTAAAGCGGCGCACCGCTTTCATCAGGCCGATATTACCTTCCTGAATCAAGTCTGCCTGCGGCAGGCCGTAGCCTGAATAGTTGCGAGCGACATGAACAACAAAGCGCAGGTGAGACAGGATCAGCGTCTTAGCTGCATCCAGATCGCCCTGGTAATGCAGCCGTTCAGCAAGCGCCTTCTCTTCTTCCGCTGACAACATCGGCCAGACGTTAGCAGCCCGGATATAGGATTCCAGGTTACCTAAAGGTGCGATAGCTAAAGTTTGCATTTCTTTGGTCATTCAAACCCTCTCATATGTATGATTGCCACGCGATTCCTTCGCGCCACTGACTTTCCCTTCATCTTTCAAGCTGCTGCTGCGTTGGCTGCCCTCTCTCATTCCAGTCACTTACTTAAGTAAGCTCCTGGAATTCATTCGGTTGCCGCCTTGCCGCAACTTGAAATCTATCGGGAACACCCTACGTGAATTATTCACAAAAATCGAAAGCAATCTGTGCTAGTTCGACAGCAGAGTTATCCACAAGTTCAATCTGACGGTGCATATTTTACACACACAAAATCAATTAGTGAAGATCGTAATGATGGCGCTTTAAGAGGAAGGAACTCTTCCTCTGCGGCATTTCTCTCGCAGCAGAGGAAGATTATACCAAAAAAACGTTGCCGGGGGTTACTGGGGCGTAAAACGACGTAAATGTTGCACCGTCGCCAGCCAGGCGGCAATCCAGCCAATCATCGCCGCAATCAGCAGCAACAGCAGGCTCTCATCCCAGGATAACCCGCTCAGGGTAAAGGTGGTGCCAAACACCGAAGCCACCTGCGTGACCACTGATTCCAGCCGCAGCACCAGCACTTCTGACAGCACCAGCGATAACAGCGCCCCACTAAAGCCGAGTAGCGCGCCGCCATACAGGAATGGCCGCAGGATAAAGCCATCGGTGGCGCCAATCAGTTTCTGCACGTTAATGGTATCGCGCCGGGCAAAGATACTGAGCCGCACGCTGTTACCAATCACCAGGAATACCGCGACAATCATCAGCACGCCAATCATGGCCGCCACCTGACCGACCAGCCCAGTCAGCGCCGCCAGACGGGCAAACCAGCTGTCGTCCATCCGCACTTCATCGACGCCATCCACCTTCGCCACCCGGTCGCGCAGGCTCTGCATGGTATTCGAACTCTGGAAGTTCAGTTTCGGCGTAATCACCGCGACGGCTGGCAGTGGATTCTGCTCCAGCATATCCAGCGAACCGCCAAAGCCGGACCAGTTGCGGAACTCCCCCATCGCCTCTTCGCGTGACAGGTAGTTCACCTTATCCACGCCATCCTCTTTCTTCAGCAGCGCGACCACATTTTCGGCGGCGGTATCATCCAGCGTTTTACTGAGATAGACCGTCAGCTGCGGCGCCGGGTACCACTGATCCGCCGCCTGACTGACGTTTTTCCATACCATATAGCAGACGCTTGGTAATGTCAGCGAGATGGCAATTACCATCACCGTTAACAGCGTCGCCAGCGGCTGACGCCACATATCAGACAGCGAACCGTGCAGCGCATAGCGCCACTGCTCCTGCCAGCCCCCCTTCAGCGCCCGGCTTTTCGACGGTTGCTTACTTTTTGGCGCTGGCGCGCGTTTATTGCGTTTATTCACCATGCTGCAGGCCTCCGTGCAGTCGTCCCTGATTCAGCGACATCACGCGGTAGTTGCGGCGTGCAATCAGCCCCATATCATGGGTCGCCATCAATACAGTCACGCCAACACGGTTAAACTCTTCGAACAGACGCAGAATATCTTCTGACAGTGCATCATCAAGGTTACCGGTCGGTTCATCCGCCAGCAGTACCGCAGGCTTATTCACCACCGCACGCGCAATGCCGACACGCTGCTGCTCACCGCCAGAGAGTTGAATCGGATAACTCTTCGCTTTGTCGAGCAGGCCCACTTTATCCAGCGCGGCCGACACGCGACGGCGAATATCTTCACCGCTGGCCCCGGCGATAATCAGCGGGATCGCCACGTTGTCATACACCGAACGATCCATCAGCAGATGGTGATCCTGAAAAATCATCCCAATCTGACGGCGCAAAAATGGCACTTCACGGCTTTTCAGGCGGCTAATATCATGGCCGCCAAACCAAATCTGACCGGCGCTTGGCCGTTCAATGCC
This is a stretch of genomic DNA from Winslowiella toletana. It encodes these proteins:
- the ugpB gene encoding sn-glycerol-3-phosphate ABC transporter substrate-binding protein UgpB; its protein translation is MSSTTFRHTALSIVLGFALSGQALAATDIPFWHSMDGELGKEVDSLAQRFNQAHPDYKIVPVYKGKYDQSLAAGIAAVRTGTAPAILQVYEVGTATMMASQAIKPVYDVFKDAGITFDESQFVPTVSGYYSDAKTGHLISQPFNSSTPVLYYNKDAFKKAGLDPEQPPKTWQDLAAYSSKLRAAGMKCGYASGWQGWIQIENFSAWHALPVATQNNGFSGTDAVLEFNKPVQVRHIQLLADMNKKGDFTYFGRKDESTEKFYSGDCAITTASSGSLADIRHYAKFNYGVGMMPYDATVPEAPQNAIIGGASLWVMKGKDASTYKGVAEFMQFLAQPEIAAEWHQKTGYLPITTAAYELTRKSGFYDKNPGADIATRQMLNKPPLPFTKGMRLGNMPQIRTIVDEELEGVWTGKKTPQAALDTSVERGNLLLRRFEQQVK
- the ugpA gene encoding sn-glycerol-3-phosphate ABC transporter permease UgpA; this translates as MSSVRPGFRTSWLPYLLVLPQLLITAIFFIWPAGEALWYSVQSVDPFGLSSHFVGLANFTQLFNDEYYLASFWTTLIFSGLVTGCGLLISLFFAALVDYVVRLKGFYQTMLLLPYAVAPAIAAVLWMFLFNPGLGLITHFLGLLGYDWNHAQNSGQAMFLVVLASVWQQVSYNFLFFFAALQSIPRSLVEAAAIDGAGPVRRFFHLSLPLIAPVSFFLLVVNLVYAFFDTFPVIDAATAGGPVQSTTTLIYKIYREGFTGLDLSSSAAQSVVLMLLVIALTVIQFRYVERKVRYQ
- the ugpQ gene encoding glycerophosphodiester phosphodiesterase; this translates as MINKDWPYPAIVAHRGGGKLAPENTLAAIDVGAKYGHTMIEFDARLSQDAQIFLLHDDTLDRTSNGWGVAGEQPWEKLQQLDAGGWFSREFQHEPLPLLRDVAARCQQYGMMANIEIKPTTGLDRQTGTAIALAARELWHGQTAPLLSSFSYQALEAAMQAAPELPRGLLLDEWHDNWQELTVALGCTSIHLNYRLLDAQRTAELKAAGLRILVYTVNQSERARELLNWGVDAICTDRIDTIGPDFA
- the ugpE gene encoding sn-glycerol-3-phosphate ABC transporter permease UgpE, whose protein sequence is MIENRPGLTFFSHTILILGILTILFPLYVAFVAATLDNVAIYQVPMTLIPGGHLWENISTIWHNGVSSNSAPIGVLLLNSTIMSLAITTGKISISMLSAFALVWFRFPLRTFFFWMIFITLMLPVEVRIFPTVEVIANLKLLDSYTGLTLPLMASATATFLFRQFFMSLPDELLEAARIDGASPMRFFWDIVLPLSKTNLAALFVITFIYGWNQYLWPILITSDNSMGTAVAGIRTMISSGDGSTQWNLVMAAMLMTLIPPVVVVMVMQRAFVRGLVESEK
- the livF gene encoding high-affinity branched-chain amino acid ABC transporter ATP-binding protein LivF, with product MANPILTLSNVSTHYGKIQALHDVSLHINQGEIVTLIGANGAGKTTLLGTLCGEPRATTGSISFDGKEITDWQTARIMREAIAIVPEGRRVFSRMTVEENLAMGGFFAEKKQYQERIQRVYALFPRLLERRVQRAGTMSGGEQQMLAIGRALMSQPRLLLLDEPSLGLAPIIIQQIFDTIEQLRKEGMTIFLVEQNANQALKLADRGYVLENGHVVLEDTGDALLANEAVRSAYLGG
- a CDS encoding sn-glycerol-3-phosphate import ATP-binding protein UgpC, which codes for MAGVKLQAVTKSYDGKNAVIQPLNVTINDGEFMVMVGPSGCGKSTLLRMVAGLERVTSGDIWIDSQRVTDLEPKDRGIAMVFQNYALYPHMSVEQNMAYGLKIRGMGKEQIRQRVLEAARSLELDALLQRRPRELSGGQRQRVAMGRAIVREPAVFLFDEPLSNLDARLRVQMRLELQLLHRRLNTTSLYVTHDQVEAMTLAQRVMVMNKGVVEQLGTPVEVYERPATRFVASFIGAPSMNLLEGSINHDGTRFALSPGLALPLPQAKTKWANRPLTLGVRPEHIQLSTREADGIPLVVETLEMLGADNLAHGKWGGNNVVVRLPHTERPEPGSSLWLHLPANALHFFDSITGMRLE